In Syntrophomonas wolfei subsp. wolfei str. Goettingen G311, a single window of DNA contains:
- a CDS encoding radical SAM protein produces MYLSLYANEKGEVLDHPNILMLGRSGNEWLLPEAGEMMPLPRGSSLVRIPGNIPVGLDMKERLAYFEYDPLVSGQRAYAVAALLPQGFTRTLLPACVGSSGEALLPLLGYAAVGLKEGKIYVAAVQSDEHRKWHPHYYNTERLPAKINRMLKKYPGNMILHQLARCSLEYGCFTAQNIFYQRWEGGIPSMKACNAACIACISEDHCGTASPQNRLDFAPTVQEIVEVASEHLLRARDAIISFGQGCEGEPALNGKRLSQAIRRIRDLCAQGTINMNTNAGYCEGVKLMTDAGMDSMRVTIFSAIEENYMTYHCPQDYSLADVEYSITYAREHGVKISLNLLTFPGFTDRMEEVEALLEFVRKNQVDMIQFRNLNIDPEFLMRIFPGKSPVLGISNFVKLLESELPGVRIGSYTHPVHR; encoded by the coding sequence ATGTATCTTAGTCTATATGCCAATGAAAAGGGAGAGGTTTTGGATCATCCCAACATACTCATGCTGGGGCGCAGTGGTAATGAATGGTTGCTACCAGAGGCTGGTGAAATGATGCCTTTACCCCGGGGGTCGTCATTGGTAAGAATACCGGGAAACATCCCGGTAGGTTTGGACATGAAAGAGCGGTTAGCGTATTTTGAATATGACCCGCTGGTATCCGGACAGCGGGCTTATGCCGTGGCAGCCCTTCTTCCCCAGGGTTTCACCCGTACCCTCCTGCCAGCTTGTGTGGGTAGTTCCGGGGAAGCCCTTCTACCCCTTCTGGGTTATGCTGCAGTAGGGCTGAAAGAAGGAAAAATCTATGTCGCGGCTGTGCAAAGTGATGAACACCGCAAATGGCATCCCCATTATTATAATACGGAAAGACTACCGGCAAAGATAAACCGAATGCTGAAAAAATATCCCGGTAACATGATATTACACCAATTAGCTCGCTGTTCCCTGGAATATGGCTGTTTTACCGCCCAGAATATTTTCTACCAACGCTGGGAGGGTGGTATTCCAAGCATGAAAGCCTGTAATGCCGCCTGCATCGCTTGTATATCCGAAGACCATTGTGGCACCGCATCGCCGCAAAACCGTCTGGACTTTGCCCCTACGGTGCAAGAGATTGTTGAAGTAGCCAGTGAGCATCTTTTGAGGGCGCGGGATGCTATCATTAGTTTTGGACAGGGATGTGAAGGTGAGCCGGCCTTAAATGGGAAAAGGTTATCCCAGGCCATCCGCCGGATACGGGATCTTTGTGCACAGGGAACTATCAACATGAATACCAATGCCGGCTATTGTGAAGGGGTTAAGTTGATGACTGATGCCGGAATGGATTCTATGCGGGTTACTATTTTTTCAGCTATAGAAGAAAACTACATGACTTATCATTGCCCGCAGGACTACAGCTTGGCTGATGTAGAATACTCTATAACCTATGCTCGGGAACATGGGGTGAAAATATCTTTAAACCTTTTAACCTTTCCTGGATTTACTGATCGTATGGAAGAAGTCGAAGCCTTACTGGAATTTGTCCGTAAAAACCAGGTGGATATGATTCAATTCCGTAACTTAAATATAGATCCCGAATTTCTAATGCGGATCTTTCCAGGAAAGAGTCCGGTTTTAGGTATAAGCAATTTTGTTAAACTACTAGAAAGTGAACTTCCCGGAGTAAGAATAGGATCATATACTCATCCGGTCCATCGTTAG
- a CDS encoding M23 family metallopeptidase codes for MKRIWVSLLLSTCMLMSTVNMSGASISEGRYTPCLKNQTPNGVSQEITYRIQKGDTLWSIARHYGVKMETLMMINRLDENSILTVGKNLQIPGTNARVHIVKSGETFWQIASSYGIGLDELQRLNSDKPANKLQVGDRLSLPARARPIALTNTSSRGLTRGSGLFGWPIMGTITSAYGWRKSGFHHGLDIAGKVGDPIRAASDASVEHAGYQPIYGQTIILKHENGKKTVYAHLEKIYVKKGQEVKQGKIIGTVGTSGRTTGPHLHFEIRVGDETINPLQLLR; via the coding sequence GTGAAAAGGATTTGGGTTTCACTGCTCTTGAGTACCTGTATGCTCATGTCCACGGTAAATATGTCTGGGGCCAGCATTAGCGAGGGGAGATATACTCCCTGTTTAAAAAACCAGACTCCCAACGGGGTCAGCCAGGAAATTACCTATCGTATTCAGAAAGGCGATACTCTATGGTCTATTGCCCGCCATTATGGGGTGAAGATGGAAACCCTCATGATGATTAACCGTCTGGATGAGAATAGTATTTTAACGGTGGGAAAGAACTTGCAAATACCTGGGACTAATGCCCGCGTGCATATTGTTAAGAGTGGTGAAACCTTTTGGCAGATTGCCAGCAGCTACGGGATTGGGCTGGACGAATTGCAGCGGCTCAATAGCGACAAACCAGCTAATAAACTACAGGTCGGTGATCGGCTGAGTCTCCCGGCAAGAGCACGACCAATTGCTTTGACCAACACTTCTTCGCGGGGGCTTACCCGGGGAAGCGGCTTATTTGGCTGGCCTATTATGGGTACCATTACCTCAGCTTATGGATGGCGTAAATCCGGGTTTCATCATGGCCTGGACATAGCTGGAAAGGTGGGTGATCCTATCCGGGCGGCCTCCGATGCTAGTGTTGAGCATGCGGGTTACCAACCCATATATGGACAAACAATTATCCTGAAGCATGAAAACGGCAAAAAGACGGTTTATGCTCACCTGGAAAAGATTTATGTAAAAAAGGGGCAAGAAGTAAAGCAGGGTAAGATAATAGGTACTGTTGGCACCAGCGGTAGGACAACCGGGCCGCATCTGCATTTTGAAATCAGGGTAGGCGATGAAACCATCAATCCCCTGCAATTACTTAGATAA
- a CDS encoding HD-GYP domain-containing protein produces the protein MGIKLSTPVEYNLVSLLLSLSRSLDFSNVGIMDHHKKVAFIALNLGRKAGISDQQLMELFKAAIIHDIGAVNHRDKVVLQKFDVESPWCHCVKGRNFVAGIPDLDSTQLSIYCHHDSWVGKNQSGLNGTNIPLNSRIIHLADRVDVLINHERYILEQNSEILQRIGRLSGKVFDPELFDILMELGKQESFWLDLVSPWIEECMLEIIPENLVSVERDNLMTVARLFARVVDDRSSFTYRHSLYVSQVCRVLANKAGLSKDECYLLEIAGLLHDLGKMAVPEDIIEKPGKLTAHEYDIIKQHSYYTYWLLNPVLPGQEVAAWAAYHHERLDAKGYPFKKTANELDLPTRIVAVADVFTALREDRPYRPGLSYTEIKAAMDQEIVSGVLDKEVVAMLYDCQQELDEIWSNLSLLGVQ, from the coding sequence ATGGGTATAAAACTATCAACTCCAGTAGAGTATAATCTTGTCAGTTTGTTACTGAGTTTGTCTCGCAGTCTGGATTTTTCAAATGTTGGCATAATGGACCATCATAAAAAAGTGGCATTTATAGCCCTTAACCTGGGAAGAAAAGCAGGTATATCCGACCAGCAGCTCATGGAACTGTTCAAGGCTGCTATTATACATGATATTGGTGCTGTAAATCACCGGGATAAAGTTGTACTTCAGAAATTTGATGTAGAAAGTCCTTGGTGTCACTGCGTAAAAGGCCGTAATTTTGTCGCTGGGATACCGGACCTGGATTCTACTCAACTAAGCATTTACTGTCATCATGATAGTTGGGTGGGAAAAAATCAATCTGGTCTGAACGGAACCAATATTCCCCTTAACAGCCGTATTATACATCTAGCGGATCGGGTGGATGTATTAATTAATCACGAACGCTACATACTGGAACAAAACAGTGAAATCCTGCAAAGAATAGGTCGACTTTCCGGGAAGGTTTTTGACCCGGAGTTATTTGATATCCTGATGGAACTGGGGAAACAGGAAAGCTTCTGGTTGGATCTGGTTTCACCCTGGATAGAGGAATGTATGTTGGAAATCATTCCGGAAAACCTGGTAAGTGTCGAGCGAGATAATCTTATGACGGTTGCTCGCCTTTTTGCCAGGGTAGTTGATGATAGAAGCAGTTTCACTTATCGCCATTCACTCTATGTTAGCCAGGTTTGCCGGGTTCTGGCCAATAAGGCGGGGTTATCCAAAGACGAGTGTTATTTATTGGAGATTGCCGGATTATTGCATGATCTTGGCAAAATGGCAGTACCCGAGGATATTATTGAAAAACCAGGTAAGCTTACGGCCCACGAATACGATATTATCAAACAACATAGTTATTATACCTACTGGTTGCTCAATCCGGTTTTACCCGGTCAAGAGGTAGCTGCTTGGGCGGCTTATCACCATGAGCGATTGGACGCTAAGGGTTATCCTTTCAAAAAAACCGCCAATGAGCTTGATTTGCCGACCCGCATAGTGGCTGTGGCTGATGTTTTTACGGCATTGCGAGAGGATCGCCCTTATCGCCCAGGTCTCAGTTATACAGAAATTAAAGCTGCAATGGACCAGGAAATAGTTTCTGGAGTCTTGGATAAGGAAGTGGTGGCAATGCTTTACGATTGCCAACAAGAACTGGATGAAATTTGGTCTAATCTAAGTCTTTTGGGGGTTCAATAA